The uncultured Fretibacterium sp. genome has a window encoding:
- a CDS encoding class II fructose-bisphosphate aldolase, with the protein MLVNFNEMLSRAYKEKRAVGSFNVYNYETMRGVLDAAVEMGAKPVILAFGAKYLENMSLQDAYSMALSLSRQRDIPVCLHLDHCSDLDVVFQAIREGFGSVMYDGSALPFEENMANTELVCRIAHACGVSVEAELGSIAAGEASHEGSADDREVYTDPASAREFVARTGVDALAVSIGTVHGLYKGVPNIRLDILEEINEALKKPLVLHGGSGIPEKTIHACIRGGVSKINVNTEMSSHAVSELSKRLEGPKLPHLSVLSLEERSFISDVVKKYIRFFEVL; encoded by the coding sequence ATGCTCGTAAATTTCAATGAAATGCTTTCCAGGGCGTATAAGGAGAAAAGAGCTGTCGGTTCTTTCAACGTCTATAACTATGAGACCATGCGGGGAGTCTTGGATGCGGCCGTCGAGATGGGGGCGAAACCCGTCATCCTGGCCTTTGGAGCGAAATACCTCGAGAACATGAGCTTGCAGGACGCTTACTCCATGGCCCTCTCCCTCTCCCGGCAAAGAGATATTCCGGTCTGTCTCCATCTGGATCACTGTTCCGACCTGGACGTGGTGTTCCAGGCAATCCGGGAGGGGTTTGGTTCCGTCATGTATGACGGGTCGGCCCTTCCGTTCGAGGAAAACATGGCGAATACGGAGCTGGTGTGCCGTATCGCCCATGCCTGCGGAGTTTCGGTCGAGGCCGAGCTTGGCAGCATCGCAGCGGGGGAGGCGTCTCACGAGGGCAGCGCCGACGACAGGGAGGTATACACGGATCCCGCATCCGCGCGGGAGTTTGTCGCTCGGACAGGGGTTGACGCATTGGCTGTTTCCATCGGAACAGTTCATGGACTTTACAAGGGCGTTCCGAACATCCGTCTGGATATCCTGGAGGAAATCAACGAAGCTTTAAAAAAACCCCTTGTCCTGCACGGCGGTTCGGGCATACCGGAAAAGACGATTCATGCCTGCATAAGGGGGGGGGTCAGCAAGATCAACGTCAACACGGAGATGTCATCCCATGCCGTTTCCGAATTGTCAAAACGGCTGGAGGGCCCCAAACTTCCCCATTTGTCGGTTCTGTCCCTGGAGGAGCGATCCTTCATAAGTGACGTGGTGAAAAAATACATTCGTTTCTTTGAGGTTCTGTAG
- a CDS encoding 2-hydroxyacid dehydrogenase, producing MSKLTAVLLGDAMIPSEGFRGAWEKYLSRYGDVAFAGDWETSWDKLQYRRLEVEKKGPETEPCDPLILKYGKNASVLMGLFIAVSSSVMDAMPSLRIVGVSRAGLENVNVKEATRRGILVFNVMGRNAHAVSDFAIGMMLAECRNIARAFASIKSGGWRKTFGNSDSIPELGGKTVGIVGFGNIGRLVAKKLTGFETNTLVYDPYTDSESIREAGCTPVDLDDMFSTADFVTIHARLTDENKGMIGADLIRKMKPTSYLINTGRAGLVDQDALAAALREKRIMGAALDVFATEPIAKDSPFLELDNVTLTTHIAGTTSDALTNSPYLLASDIAAFLENRAGRFIVNREVLSNPEFKKWLETIQG from the coding sequence ATGTCGAAGCTGACCGCTGTTCTGCTGGGTGACGCGATGATACCGTCCGAGGGATTCAGGGGAGCATGGGAGAAATATCTGTCCCGATATGGAGACGTCGCTTTTGCGGGCGACTGGGAGACCTCCTGGGACAAACTTCAGTATCGCCGGCTGGAGGTGGAGAAAAAGGGGCCGGAAACGGAACCCTGCGATCCCCTGATCCTCAAATATGGAAAGAATGCATCCGTTTTGATGGGGCTTTTTATCGCCGTATCATCCAGCGTGATGGACGCCATGCCCTCCCTCCGCATCGTTGGCGTCTCCAGGGCGGGACTGGAGAACGTAAACGTGAAGGAGGCCACAAGGAGAGGCATCCTCGTCTTCAATGTGATGGGGAGAAACGCACATGCGGTATCCGATTTTGCCATAGGCATGATGCTGGCGGAGTGCAGAAATATTGCAAGGGCGTTCGCATCCATCAAGAGCGGCGGATGGCGCAAAACGTTCGGCAACAGCGACAGCATCCCGGAGCTGGGCGGAAAAACCGTCGGAATCGTGGGCTTTGGCAACATCGGGCGTTTGGTCGCAAAGAAACTGACCGGTTTTGAGACCAACACCCTCGTCTATGATCCCTACACGGATTCGGAGAGTATCCGTGAGGCCGGGTGCACTCCGGTCGATCTGGACGATATGTTTTCCACGGCGGATTTCGTGACGATTCACGCGCGCCTTACGGATGAAAACAAGGGCATGATCGGTGCGGATCTGATCCGTAAGATGAAGCCCACCTCGTATCTGATCAACACGGGGCGTGCGGGATTGGTGGATCAGGATGCGCTTGCAGCGGCACTGAGGGAGAAGCGGATCATGGGGGCCGCGCTCGATGTGTTCGCGACGGAGCCCATCGCAAAGGACAGCCCCTTTCTCGAGCTGGACAATGTCACGCTGACGACGCACATTGCCGGAACGACAAGCGACGCCCTGACCAATTCCCCGTACCTGCTCGCCTCGGATATCGCCGCATTTCTGGAAAACCGTGCCGGAAGATTTATCGTGAATCGGGAGGTCCTGAGCAATCCCGAGTTCAAGAAGTGGCTGGAGACGATCCAGGGATAA
- a CDS encoding MurR/RpiR family transcriptional regulator — MRLPLDVAEIRMVMTMGEKKRRNKDVLALIRTNYCILSDSQKRVADYVAANAELVMTTSLVDLADGSNVSEPTVFRFLRKLGYDSYQVFRVDLAQTLAEGKDDNFYSEIDELDDARCIRDKVLTSTASCFDDGRHIISAESLERAADRIEKSRHIVTVGVGASFCMAYDMYHKLMRLGISSQVTNDTHMMNILCSRLTADDMLICFSHSGESREILDAMRIAQQGGAYTVAITSYKNSTATVLADCCILSSSHETHYRADSMTSRILQLGIIDMLYILLVLHDRDKRQAEINKSRLAVARNKT, encoded by the coding sequence ATGCGACTGCCGCTTGACGTCGCCGAGATCCGGATGGTCATGACAATGGGGGAAAAAAAGAGAAGAAACAAGGACGTCCTCGCTCTGATACGGACAAATTACTGTATTCTCTCCGATTCGCAGAAAAGGGTGGCCGACTACGTCGCTGCCAATGCGGAGCTGGTCATGACGACCTCACTTGTGGATTTGGCCGATGGCAGCAATGTGAGCGAGCCGACGGTGTTTCGCTTTCTCCGGAAGCTCGGCTATGATTCCTATCAAGTCTTCAGGGTAGACCTGGCTCAAACCCTGGCGGAGGGAAAGGACGACAATTTCTACTCGGAGATCGACGAGCTGGACGATGCGAGGTGTATTCGGGACAAGGTACTGACCTCCACTGCAAGCTGTTTCGATGACGGCAGGCATATCATCAGTGCCGAAAGCCTGGAAAGAGCGGCGGACAGAATCGAAAAGAGCAGACATATCGTTACCGTGGGCGTTGGGGCCTCCTTCTGCATGGCCTACGACATGTACCATAAGCTCATGCGTCTTGGGATATCCAGTCAGGTAACAAACGATACGCATATGATGAACATCCTGTGTTCCAGGCTCACTGCGGATGACATGCTGATCTGTTTCTCCCACTCCGGAGAGAGCCGGGAGATTCTGGACGCAATGAGGATCGCCCAACAAGGTGGGGCATACACCGTGGCCATAACCAGCTACAAAAACTCCACGGCAACGGTCCTGGCGGATTGCTGCATCCTGAGCTCCTCCCATGAGACGCATTATCGCGCGGATTCCATGACATCCCGTATCCTGCAGCTCGGGATCATCGATATGCTGTATATTTTGCTGGTCCTCCATGACCGCGACAAAAGACAGGCGGAGATCAACAAATCGCGTCTCGCGGTCGCAAGGAATAAAACGTAA
- the adhE gene encoding bifunctional acetaldehyde-CoA/alcohol dehydrogenase: protein MSKKSEPVVVESVNSVDSSVEVLQAKIAAMRKAQEKFASYTQEQVDRIFFESAMAANKERIPLAKLACEETGMGVVEDKVIKNHYAAEYIYNAYKRVKTCGVIEHDTAYGVKKIAEPVGVVGAVVPTTNPTSTAIFKCLICLKTRNAILLSPHPRAKACTIAAAKIVLEAAVKAGAPEGIIDWIEEPSIELSNELMKSADVILATGGPGMVRAAYSSGKPAIGVGPGNDPVIMDSSCDIPTAVYSVIHSKTFDNGMICSSEQSVTAMADIYDAVRQEFVKRGCYLLRDDEREKVGKILLTEAGTVSPKIVGQPACKIAEMAGVSVPEGTKILIGEVTSVDLSEPFAHEKLSPVLALYKAEDFDTALDMADRLVKDGGYGHTASLYINPLETEKLERFASRMKTCRILVNTPSSQGGIGDLYNFKLAPSLTLGCGSYGGNSVSENVGIKHLLNIKTVAERRENMLWFRAPQKVYFKKGCLPVALDELKNVYGKKKAFIVTDTFLFSNGYTKPITDKLDQLGITHECFFEVTPDPTIQCARKGVQALTAFEPDVIIALGGGSSMDAAKIMWVMYEHPECNFEDLAMDFIDIRKRVYTFPEMGLKAMMVAIPTSSGTGSEVTPFAIITDADTGTKWPIADYELLPNMAIIDADNMMNQPKGLTSSSGIDALTHALEAYVSIMATDFTDGMALMATRLVFEYLPRAYEKGAQDPFAREKMGNASTLAGMAFANAFLGVCHSMAHKLGAYHHLPHGIANALLIEHVMRYNANEAPAKMGTFPQYPYPKAKTRYCEMARFVGITGGNEDEIFERFVESVAALKERVGIKRTIKEYGVAEADFMRTLDDMVENAFNDQCTGANPRYPLMSEIKEMYLKAFHGV, encoded by the coding sequence ATGTCCAAAAAGTCAGAGCCTGTGGTTGTGGAATCCGTCAACAGCGTGGACAGCAGCGTGGAGGTGTTGCAGGCAAAGATTGCCGCCATGAGGAAGGCGCAGGAGAAATTCGCCTCTTATACGCAGGAGCAGGTCGATCGCATTTTTTTCGAGTCGGCGATGGCGGCGAACAAGGAGCGAATCCCCTTGGCGAAACTCGCGTGCGAGGAGACCGGCATGGGCGTCGTGGAGGACAAGGTGATCAAAAATCACTATGCGGCGGAGTATATCTATAACGCCTACAAGAGAGTGAAAACGTGTGGCGTCATCGAGCACGATACGGCTTATGGCGTGAAAAAGATCGCCGAGCCGGTGGGCGTGGTCGGGGCCGTCGTCCCCACGACAAATCCTACCTCCACGGCGATTTTCAAGTGCCTGATCTGTCTGAAGACGAGAAATGCCATCTTGCTGAGTCCGCACCCGCGGGCCAAGGCGTGCACCATTGCGGCGGCGAAGATCGTGCTGGAGGCGGCCGTGAAGGCGGGGGCGCCGGAGGGGATCATCGATTGGATCGAGGAGCCCTCCATCGAATTGTCGAACGAGTTGATGAAATCGGCCGACGTCATTTTGGCGACGGGAGGCCCCGGCATGGTCCGGGCCGCCTATTCGTCGGGCAAGCCGGCCATCGGCGTAGGTCCCGGGAACGATCCGGTCATCATGGACAGTTCGTGCGATATCCCCACCGCGGTTTATTCGGTCATCCACTCCAAGACGTTCGACAATGGGATGATCTGTTCTTCGGAGCAATCGGTCACCGCGATGGCCGATATCTACGACGCCGTGCGGCAGGAATTCGTCAAACGGGGGTGTTACCTGCTTCGGGACGACGAGCGGGAAAAGGTGGGGAAAATCCTTCTGACCGAGGCGGGAACGGTCTCCCCGAAGATCGTCGGGCAGCCCGCCTGCAAGATAGCTGAAATGGCGGGGGTCAGCGTGCCGGAGGGGACGAAAATCCTGATCGGAGAGGTGACCTCGGTCGACCTGTCGGAGCCGTTTGCCCACGAAAAGCTGTCTCCCGTCCTGGCGTTGTACAAGGCCGAGGACTTCGACACCGCTTTGGACATGGCGGACAGGCTGGTCAAGGACGGTGGGTACGGCCATACGGCATCCCTCTACATCAACCCCCTGGAGACCGAGAAGCTGGAACGCTTCGCGAGCCGCATGAAGACCTGCCGGATATTGGTGAATACGCCCTCGTCTCAGGGGGGAATCGGCGATCTCTACAACTTCAAGCTCGCGCCTTCGCTGACGCTGGGATGCGGTTCCTATGGAGGCAACTCCGTGTCCGAAAACGTGGGGATCAAGCATCTGCTGAACATCAAAACGGTTGCCGAAAGGAGAGAAAATATGCTGTGGTTCAGAGCGCCCCAGAAGGTCTATTTCAAAAAGGGCTGCCTGCCCGTCGCCCTGGACGAGTTGAAGAACGTCTACGGGAAGAAGAAGGCGTTTATCGTCACGGACACCTTTTTATTCTCGAACGGATATACGAAACCCATCACCGACAAACTGGATCAGCTCGGCATCACCCACGAGTGCTTCTTTGAGGTTACGCCCGATCCCACCATCCAGTGTGCACGGAAGGGAGTGCAGGCCCTGACGGCCTTCGAGCCCGACGTCATCATCGCTCTGGGCGGAGGGTCCTCCATGGACGCCGCCAAGATCATGTGGGTGATGTACGAACATCCGGAATGCAACTTCGAGGACCTGGCGATGGACTTCATAGACATACGCAAAAGGGTGTATACCTTCCCCGAGATGGGGCTCAAGGCGATGATGGTCGCCATACCAACCTCGTCCGGAACGGGCTCCGAGGTAACGCCATTCGCGATCATCACGGATGCGGATACGGGCACGAAATGGCCCATCGCCGATTACGAGCTGCTGCCCAACATGGCGATCATCGACGCCGACAACATGATGAATCAGCCCAAAGGGTTGACGAGCTCTTCCGGTATCGATGCGCTGACCCATGCCCTGGAGGCCTACGTCTCCATCATGGCCACGGACTTCACCGACGGTATGGCCCTGATGGCGACCCGACTCGTCTTCGAGTACCTTCCCAGAGCCTATGAGAAGGGGGCCCAGGACCCCTTTGCGAGGGAAAAAATGGGCAACGCTTCGACGTTGGCCGGCATGGCTTTTGCGAACGCTTTTCTGGGCGTTTGCCACTCCATGGCGCACAAACTGGGCGCCTACCATCACCTGCCTCACGGCATAGCCAACGCCTTGTTGATCGAACACGTCATGCGCTACAACGCGAATGAGGCGCCGGCAAAAATGGGCACGTTCCCCCAATACCCCTACCCCAAGGCCAAGACCCGGTATTGTGAGATGGCCAGGTTCGTGGGCATTACGGGTGGAAATGAAGACGAGATCTTCGAGAGATTCGTCGAGAGTGTCGCCGCCCTGAAGGAAAGGGTGGGTATCAAGCGAACCATCAAGGAGTACGGTGTCGCAGAGGCAGATTTTATGAGAACGCTGGACGATATGGTGGAGAACGCGTTCAACGACCAATGTACGGGCGCGAACCCGAGATATCCCTTGATGAGCGAGATCAAGGAGATGTACCTCAAGGCCTTTCATGGAGTCTGA
- a CDS encoding ABC transporter ATP-binding protein codes for MEREVLRVRDLWVYHRSDDGGTATLKGVDFSLAAGECLSVLGESGAGKSTLARVMTGLLPPSARALGRMHLDGTELDLSSGGTDWPGIRGSRIGLVLQDAQQALNPVRKVEAHFRETLLFHHAVPRDEVLPTARRILEFLNFGDPDAVLDSYPFQLSGGMCQRVCIALALCLRPRVLIADEATSALDGVSRAEVIGLLRKTRERLGLSIVFITHDIAAACSAAEKLLVLEDGTVRDYGPVRSVLGSPRSAFTSGLVGAARRIPVLSTEAGGGLGARPAVLEVENLSKSFGGGAVLCGLSLSVARGEIVGVLGGSGCGKSTLARCLVGLEEPDSGRILFEGESLSAWRERDRKGLNRGVQLIFQDGRACLNPGRRVLALAGEPLRYMKLCGKRERDAAAARSLTEAGIGEELFMRRPPELSTGQCQRVAIARALSAGPRLLICDEATSALDAATRNQVLEFLMEINGRDGISILLISHDVGILKRCCHRVVVMDGGRFVEDLPPSRLDEARHPSTRKLLRSERTVASAFSRIISSLPE; via the coding sequence ATGGAAAGGGAGGTCCTGAGGGTCCGGGACCTGTGGGTGTACCATCGGAGCGACGACGGGGGGACTGCGACGCTGAAGGGCGTCGATTTTTCTCTGGCGGCCGGGGAGTGTCTGAGCGTCCTTGGCGAGAGCGGGGCGGGGAAATCGACCCTGGCGAGGGTCATGACCGGCCTGCTTCCCCCGTCGGCCAGGGCCCTTGGGCGAATGCACCTGGACGGGACGGAGCTCGACCTCTCGTCCGGCGGGACGGACTGGCCGGGAATCCGGGGTTCGAGGATCGGCCTCGTCCTCCAGGACGCCCAGCAGGCGCTGAATCCTGTGCGGAAGGTCGAGGCTCATTTCAGGGAGACGCTCCTCTTTCACCATGCCGTCCCCCGTGACGAAGTGCTCCCGACCGCAAGACGCATCCTCGAATTTCTGAACTTCGGGGATCCGGATGCGGTCCTGGACTCCTACCCCTTCCAGCTCAGCGGAGGAATGTGTCAGAGGGTGTGCATCGCGTTGGCGCTGTGCCTGCGTCCCCGTGTGCTGATTGCGGACGAGGCGACCTCCGCGCTGGACGGGGTGAGCCGTGCGGAGGTCATCGGGCTCCTGAGGAAAACGCGGGAGCGCCTGGGGCTCTCCATCGTGTTCATCACCCACGATATCGCCGCCGCCTGTTCGGCCGCCGAAAAGCTTCTCGTCCTCGAGGATGGGACCGTCAGGGACTACGGCCCCGTTCGCTCCGTGCTCGGCAGTCCGCGATCGGCGTTCACATCCGGGCTCGTCGGCGCCGCCCGGAGGATACCGGTGCTGAGTACGGAGGCCGGGGGAGGGCTCGGGGCCCGTCCGGCGGTGCTGGAGGTCGAGAATTTGAGCAAGTCCTTCGGGGGCGGTGCGGTGCTGTGCGGGCTCTCCCTGTCCGTGGCGAGGGGGGAGATCGTCGGGGTCCTGGGTGGGAGCGGATGCGGAAAGTCCACCCTGGCCCGCTGCCTCGTGGGGCTGGAGGAGCCCGATTCCGGTCGGATTCTGTTCGAGGGGGAAAGCCTGTCCGCCTGGCGGGAACGGGACAGGAAGGGGCTCAACCGCGGCGTACAACTCATCTTTCAGGACGGCCGCGCCTGCCTGAACCCCGGGCGCAGGGTGCTCGCTCTCGCAGGGGAGCCCCTGAGGTACATGAAGCTGTGCGGAAAGCGCGAGCGGGACGCCGCCGCCGCCCGCTCCCTGACGGAGGCCGGCATCGGAGAGGAGCTCTTCATGCGGCGGCCGCCGGAGCTGAGTACGGGACAGTGCCAGCGCGTCGCGATTGCGCGCGCTCTGTCGGCCGGTCCCCGGCTCCTGATATGCGACGAGGCGACCTCCGCGCTGGACGCGGCCACCCGGAATCAGGTTCTGGAGTTTTTGATGGAGATCAACGGCCGGGATGGGATCTCCATCCTGCTGATCTCCCACGACGTCGGGATATTGAAGCGCTGCTGCCACCGCGTCGTGGTGATGGACGGCGGGCGTTTCGTCGAGGACCTTCCCCCGTCCCGGCTGGATGAGGCGCGCCATCCCTCTACCCGTAAGCTGCTGCGGAGCGAACGCACGGTTGCCTCCGCTTTTTCCCGGATAATCTCCTCCCTTCCCGAATGA
- a CDS encoding ABC transporter permease: protein MPDSLRAGVALLALLVLAVVCADLVAPFDPLEQSPTVRLSPPSMEHPLGTDAFGRDILSRVLYGGRFTLTASFAALSAALCLGVCAGMAAGILGGLCDAVLMRIVDVLMAFPFTVLALVVTALFGTGFLHLLFAVAAVWWVPFARLARSITLSSGNDTEVAAARVLGASGLTIAVHEILPKVTGPAWVLATFELGKLILSLSALSFFGLGAKPPSPEWGTMLADAKVHFFRAPHLLLGPALFIFLTVLSLNLMGEGLRDRLDPFEIPGF, encoded by the coding sequence ATGCCTGATTCGCTCAGGGCCGGGGTTGCGCTGCTCGCGCTTCTCGTCCTGGCCGTCGTCTGTGCGGACCTCGTCGCGCCCTTCGACCCTCTGGAACAGAGCCCTACGGTCCGCCTGTCCCCTCCCTCCATGGAACACCCTCTTGGGACCGACGCCTTTGGGAGGGACATCCTCTCCCGCGTCCTGTACGGCGGGCGCTTCACCCTGACGGCCTCCTTCGCGGCGCTGTCCGCCGCGCTCTGCCTCGGTGTCTGCGCGGGGATGGCCGCCGGGATCCTGGGCGGCCTCTGCGACGCAGTGCTCATGCGGATCGTCGACGTGCTGATGGCCTTTCCGTTCACCGTGCTGGCCCTCGTCGTCACGGCGCTCTTCGGGACGGGGTTCCTCCATCTGCTCTTTGCCGTTGCCGCCGTGTGGTGGGTGCCCTTCGCCCGGCTTGCCCGGAGCATCACGCTGAGCTCCGGGAACGATACCGAGGTCGCGGCGGCCCGTGTCCTCGGGGCAAGCGGCCTCACCATTGCCGTCCACGAGATTTTGCCGAAGGTGACCGGACCCGCATGGGTCCTCGCGACGTTCGAGCTGGGGAAGCTCATCCTTTCCCTTTCGGCCCTGTCCTTCTTCGGCCTCGGGGCGAAACCCCCTTCCCCGGAGTGGGGAACGATGCTGGCGGACGCCAAGGTACACTTCTTCAGGGCCCCTCACCTCCTGCTGGGGCCGGCGCTCTTCATCTTTCTGACGGTGCTGTCCCTGAACCTGATGGGGGAAGGACTGAGGGACCGACTGGACCCGTTCGAGATCCCCGGATTCTGA
- a CDS encoding ABC transporter permease, with amino-acid sequence MSDEGAPDDPARMARSRPRMNAFHRGVRPSARAGALLRKLAEMAVTLLLATLVLFVLTHMAPGDPVRLMLGEPEIGTANSEAYRLRYAEMRRELRLDDNLFLQYGVWLGRLFRFDLGRSIHTRRPVRTELLERLPATLQLALPALSLQLVLGTVLGVASAVNRGRMTDHAIRVGCVVLASVPVFALGLALLYFFGVRHALYTIANEAGWGRLWLPATTLGLIAAPPLARMIRTNLLQEFGRPYILAALSRGLRRRQIVRGAFRNVLLPVVTMTALSAASLVGGAVVVESVFSWPGIGKYALDSILLHDYPVIQGYGFVTIVMILLINLGVDIVYICLDPRLRGRSGYGNAEGEAHA; translated from the coding sequence ATGAGCGACGAGGGCGCCCCGGATGATCCCGCCCGTATGGCCCGGTCGAGGCCCCGAATGAACGCATTCCACCGGGGGGTCCGTCCCTCCGCGCGGGCGGGCGCGCTTCTGAGAAAACTGGCGGAGATGGCCGTGACCCTTCTGCTGGCGACCCTGGTCCTGTTCGTGCTGACGCACATGGCTCCGGGGGACCCGGTTCGGCTGATGCTGGGGGAGCCGGAGATCGGCACGGCGAACTCGGAAGCCTATCGGCTGCGGTATGCCGAGATGAGGCGGGAGCTTCGGCTGGACGACAACCTGTTCCTCCAGTATGGCGTGTGGCTGGGACGCCTGTTTCGGTTCGACCTGGGGCGCTCCATCCACACCCGGCGCCCCGTGAGGACGGAGCTCCTGGAGCGTTTGCCCGCAACGCTCCAGTTGGCCCTTCCGGCGCTGTCGCTGCAGCTGGTCCTGGGGACCGTCCTGGGCGTCGCCTCCGCGGTGAACCGGGGGCGCATGACGGACCACGCCATTCGCGTCGGCTGCGTCGTCCTGGCGTCCGTCCCCGTCTTCGCGCTGGGGCTGGCGCTGCTGTACTTCTTCGGGGTGCGCCATGCCCTCTATACGATTGCCAACGAAGCGGGCTGGGGGCGCTTGTGGCTTCCCGCGACGACCCTGGGGCTCATCGCCGCGCCCCCGCTGGCCCGCATGATTCGCACGAATCTTCTGCAGGAGTTCGGAAGGCCGTATATCCTGGCGGCCCTGTCCCGGGGGCTGCGAAGGCGGCAGATCGTCCGGGGCGCGTTCCGGAACGTCCTGCTTCCCGTCGTCACGATGACGGCCCTCTCCGCTGCCTCGCTGGTGGGGGGCGCCGTCGTGGTGGAGAGCGTGTTCTCCTGGCCGGGCATCGGCAAGTACGCACTGGACAGCATTCTGCTTCACGACTATCCGGTGATCCAGGGCTACGGGTTCGTCACCATCGTGATGATCCTCCTGATCAATCTGGGGGTGGACATCGTTTACATCTGTCTCGACCCGAGGCTGCGGGGACGCTCGGGATACGGAAATGCGGAGGGCGAAGCCCATGCCTGA
- a CDS encoding ABC transporter substrate-binding protein has product MRKTALSLPRLWFAGTLLLAALLVLAGWRPAEAGRGNDELVLVEREIACNTDPAFYPGSNHYVKSGAAELLFKVDPQGVVQPSLAQGIEQVDPHTWRIRLRPEGRFWSGKSIDAESVVASLERSRRTNVRAAPFLDGLSFEPLDRWTVEVTTKRKNLSVPLSLSYMELCIINADAPHTSVETMDMSGMYRVVSFEPKKRMVLERSLNYYGEKPVIGRIVHEEISDAETRVLAILSGRADIVMHIPPEHMAQFDGRKDVVLHTTPPASTETVYLNLSRPQLRDVRVRQALSWGLNRGELVLLGAEGRSFPVTTWLGSNPRYRDSVGGIYDHYDPERAGALLDEAGWKLEKDGLRRRDGVVLSMRLMTWGPGKAVGEAIQHQWTKLGVAAEVRHGDYSLIQTARETGDWDALIEGWQTFGDEFALLSGQFAPKGTANYGGYDDAETNALLEELSNAGTEAARRELAMKVDARVAERAPCIFLYPRPEGVATRADLKGYVDHFRKFENAINAQLHFE; this is encoded by the coding sequence ATGAGAAAGACCGCATTATCGTTACCCCGGCTGTGGTTCGCAGGCACACTGCTTTTGGCGGCACTTTTGGTCTTGGCCGGCTGGAGGCCGGCGGAGGCCGGGCGCGGAAACGACGAACTGGTCCTGGTGGAGCGGGAGATCGCCTGCAACACGGATCCCGCCTTCTACCCCGGCTCCAACCACTACGTCAAGAGCGGGGCTGCGGAGCTGTTGTTCAAGGTGGACCCCCAAGGGGTCGTGCAGCCCTCCCTGGCGCAGGGGATCGAGCAGGTCGATCCCCATACCTGGCGGATACGCCTGAGGCCGGAGGGGCGGTTCTGGAGCGGCAAGAGCATCGACGCCGAGTCGGTCGTCGCGTCGCTCGAGCGGTCGCGCAGGACGAACGTCAGGGCCGCTCCCTTTCTGGATGGGCTCTCGTTCGAGCCTCTGGACAGGTGGACCGTCGAGGTGACGACGAAGCGGAAGAACCTGTCGGTGCCCCTGAGCCTGTCCTACATGGAACTGTGCATCATCAACGCGGACGCGCCCCACACCTCCGTGGAGACGATGGACATGAGCGGCATGTACCGCGTCGTATCGTTCGAGCCGAAGAAGAGGATGGTCCTGGAACGCAGCCTTAATTACTACGGGGAGAAGCCCGTCATCGGAAGGATCGTCCACGAGGAGATATCGGACGCGGAGACGCGGGTCCTGGCGATATTGAGCGGGCGCGCGGACATCGTGATGCACATCCCGCCCGAGCACATGGCTCAGTTCGATGGGAGGAAGGACGTCGTTCTGCACACGACGCCCCCCGCCAGCACGGAGACCGTCTACCTGAACCTCTCCAGGCCGCAGCTGCGGGACGTCCGGGTTCGGCAGGCCCTGTCATGGGGTCTGAACCGCGGGGAGCTGGTGCTGTTGGGGGCCGAGGGGCGGAGCTTCCCCGTGACGACGTGGCTGGGGTCCAACCCGAGGTACAGGGACAGCGTCGGCGGAATTTACGACCATTACGACCCCGAACGGGCGGGGGCGCTCCTGGATGAGGCGGGCTGGAAGTTGGAGAAGGACGGCCTGCGACGCCGTGACGGCGTCGTCCTCTCGATGCGGCTCATGACCTGGGGGCCGGGCAAGGCCGTTGGCGAGGCCATTCAGCATCAATGGACAAAGCTGGGCGTCGCGGCCGAGGTGCGGCACGGCGACTACAGCCTGATCCAGACGGCTCGGGAGACGGGCGACTGGGACGCGCTCATCGAGGGTTGGCAGACCTTCGGGGACGAGTTCGCCCTTCTGAGCGGCCAGTTCGCCCCCAAGGGGACCGCGAACTACGGCGGCTACGACGATGCGGAGACGAACGCGTTGCTCGAGGAGCTCTCGAACGCGGGGACGGAGGCGGCGCGGCGCGAGTTGGCCATGAAGGTAGACGCACGGGTGGCCGAACGGGCCCCGTGTATCTTCCTTTATCCACGCCCCGAGGGGGTGGCTACGCGCGCGGACCTGAAGGGGTACGTGGACCACTTCAGAAAATTCGAGAACGCGATCAACGCGCAGCTGCACTTTGAATGA